GAAACGGGAGGGTGCAGCCCCCGGCTGGACGCCCTCCTCTCTGCCAcgtggggacggggtggggggcagggaggagtgtCCCTGTTCCCCTGTCCCCTGCAGCTCTGGCCTCTCCTGGCCCCTGAAGGCTCAGCTGGGGGCCCAGTGAGTCACCGGGGCCTCCATCACGCCCCGCCGGCGTCCCAGACAGGCGGGAAGTCCCCATGTGACTCAGAGGAAGGGCCTGTCCTCGGCAGCAGGCCCGCTGGCCCCCGCGCAGCCGTGCACCGCCCCTGGCGGGCACGACCCAGGAGGGCGCACAGCACACTGCCTGCAGGGGCCCGCAGCCTCTCCCCGCCGGGGGCTCACAGGGGGACTGGGATggcgggcgggcagggggccGTCCTCCCCACAGACCCGAGGGGGCGCCCaccagggagcaggaaggagccGCCCGCCACCCAGCACTCACAGAGGCCACAGTCGGCACCCAGGAAGCCGGTGGGGCAGCGGCAGGCGCCCGTGGCTGCGTCACAGGATCCCCCGTTGAGACACCCACAGAGCTGCTCACACCCGGCCTCGAAGCGCCCCGGAGGGCaccctgcagggggaggggccagctGCAGGGCCGAGGGGCTGGGTGTGCCCCTTGGCGCACAGCCCCTGGCCTTCCACCACACCCCCCCACGGGGACTCCGAGCGGGCGGCCCAGGCGGCACTCACGTTGCCGGCAGCCGGTGCCGTGGTAGCCGGCCGCGCACACACAGATGCCGGAGGCAGGGTCGCAGGCCTGGCTCTCGCTGGGACACCGGCACTTCTGCCCACAGCTCTCCCCGAAGGTGCCCGGCgggcaggctggggggcggggggggtgtgAAGTCCAGCGAGGCCCCGGGATGGCTGTTTTCCCAGAGCCGCCCCTGGCCAGGGGCACACACGGCCTGAGTACCCCCCAGTCCGGGCCCACGCAGCTCGGTCGCCTACCCTGCTCACAGCCGGGCCCGGTGAAGCCGGGGGGACAGCGACACTCTCCGGTGACGTGGTGGCAGGCGGAGTCCGGCGAGCACTGGCAGCGCCGGGCACAGGCCTCCCCGAACCAGCCACGCGGGCAGGCTGTGGGGAGACgcgggctggggtgcagggccctggggccagcgTGGGCCCCGAGGGCTTCCGGGGTAGAGGACCCACCCATGGTGCCAGCAGAGCTGGGGGCTCACCAGTGTCACACCGCGAGCCCCTCCATCCCGGCGGGCAGAGGCAGGCCCCGGTGACCCGGTGGCAGGTGGCTCCCCGCCGGCAGGCGCAGCGCTCCTGGCAGCCAGCCCCGAAGGTGCCCTCGGCAcaggctgtggggggggggggcggggacagcggGGGAGGGCCAGGACCCTTTCACGGGGGGCCCCCGGGCAGCCCACACaggagccccaccccccacaggacACCAACCACCTGCTTGAGGACCCACACCTGGAGTAGGGGCTGAGGccaccccctgctgggccagcgGGGCCGCTGAGCCCCCCGCACCAGCCCCCAACCAGTCCCACCCACGGCTCTGACATTTGTGCCCCGTCCGGCTAGCGGGGCAGAGGCAGCTGCCTGTGTGCCGGTCACAGAGGCCGCCATTGGGGCACCCGCAGCCATGCTGGCGGCCGGCTCTGGAGCGCCCCGGGAGGCACTCTGCAGGGTGGGAAcgggttgcggggggggggggggtcccacgTCCCAGGGCGGGCTCCGACCCTGAGGCCCACCCAAAGCCTCAGAGCCTGTGTCCCGGTGCTCGCACTGCAGGCCGGaggccacacccagggccctgcccaccccaagCAGGGAGCCAGCTGTGGCCACAGAGGGAGCGGGCTGCCTGGGGCCCGCTGGGGTGCCAGCCCCGGCTCCCACAGCCCCGGCCCCCACAGCCCCACCGGGTCGCccatccctcctctgcccacccagtGCCCAGCGCTCACCCTGCTCGCAGGCCGGGCCGGCCCAGCCGTCCGGGCAGGCGCAGTGGCCTGAGACAGGGTCGCAGGTGCCCCCGTTGTGGCAGAGGCAGGCACGCTGGCAGTTCTCGCCGTGCAGACCCgcggggcaggctgggggcacggaggctggggtgggtgcagtcccccccagccaggccctctcTCCATCGGGGGGGACGGCCCAAAGCCCAACATCAAATGGAGGGGGTAGAGACCTCTCCCACCGGTGCCCCTTGGACAGCCTGCCCCAGACCGCCCGTGCTCACCACCCCAGCTGTGGGGGGCTCAGCCCTGAAAGTGGGGACACGGGTCCTCAGCAGCCACTGTCCTTCCCCCACAGGGAGCCAGGGGGCCTCAGGGTGCTGGGCGGGGCTTAccctgcaggcagctggggcccgtccagccagggccacagtggcACCGCCCGTGCACTGGGTCACAGGAGGCCCCGTTGAAGCAGGAGCAGGCCTGGCTACAGTTGTGCCCGTAGGTGAGGGCCGGGCAGGCTGCAGAGAGGTCAGCGGTCAGGGGTCAGAGTTCAGGGGACACGGAccctgggaggggcagccccTCTCTCCGGCCTGGGCATCGCTCCAGGACCACCACACTGGCCCTCGGGGGCCAAGCGGGGGGCTGACGGGGCCTCACGCACTCTGGGCGCAGCGGGGGCCCCGGCGGCCCGCGGGGCAGAGGCAGGTGCCGCTCGCAGCGTCACAGGGCACCCCGGCGGCGCAGTCACAGGCGTGGTGGCAGTCCAGTCCGAAGAAGCCGGCCGGGCAGGCTGTCGGGGAGGGGTGGTGACGGGACACGGCCAGGTGCCCGGACCCCGCCCGCTGCCcgctgccctggccccaggccccgcccgccCCTGCTCACCTCGCTCACAGAAGGTCCCCCTCCAGCCGGCTGGGCAGGTGCAGGCCCCGCTGACGTGGTCACAGGCCCCCCCATGCTCGCACTGGCACCGCCGCTCACAGCCCGGCCCAAAGCGGCCTTGGGGACACCCTGAGACAcacagcccccccccaccaccatcaGCCCGGAGGACGGGGAGCCCCACCCTGTCCTGCCTGGGCCTCCACCACCCCCTCGGGGGCAGGACAGAGGAGCCAGCCCAGGGAgaagcccccaccctgccccagggtgctgggctcccccgcccccaccctgcccaagcaggaagtgagccccagtggggcaggagccccaggggTGGCTTTGGGGACACTTGTGGGAGGACTTGCCCCAGGCTCAGCTTGTCTCCCCGACTCAGCCACAGGGGGCACAGGCAGAAGGCATGGCCCTCGGTCCTCAGCAGCCACGCTCCTCCCGGCTCCCGGGGCCCCACGGGGTGTGACagaccctcctccccacacccattGCTCCAGGGGACCTCCTGttgggccaggaggaggggagggggctcaggTGAGTAGACCTCCGGCTGTGTGAGGACGACAGGGCAGGGCCTGCGCCCCGGACActtacatgtgtgtgtgtgcactcatgTGTATaagcgtgtgtgtgcatgtgcatgtgtgtgcaaacGTGTAGTGTGGGCAcacgtgcatgcatgtgtgtgtgcgtgcacgggGTGCACGCTGCGTGCCGCAGCGTCGGCGTGCGGACTGCACTCACGCTGCTCGCACCGCGGGCCCAGGTAGCCAGCCTCGCACAGGCAGGCGCCGCTGGCGGCGTCGCAGCCCCCGTGGCCCGCGCTGCAGTTGCAGGTGTGGCTGCAGTCGGGTCCCCAGCGTCCGCTGTCACAGGCTGCAACAGACCCCCGTCACCCTGCGTGGGCCTGCTGGAGGGCGGCAGGGCTTCCCggctgcccccggccccccgggTGCTGGGCGGAGGCTTCTCCAGGGGCAGGGGACCTACCTCTCTGGCAGCTGAGGCCGGTCCACCCCGGGGCGCAGCTGCAACGCCCGGTCGCCGGGTCGCAGGGCCCGTCGTTGGCACAGGAGCAGCGGGTGTGGCAGCCGGGCCCGAACCAGCCCGCGGGGCACGCTGCAGGTGCGGGGGAGGgtgagcgggggcgggggccgcggcTCCCCTGGGCCAGGGCTCAGGTCCAGCGAGCGGCACTCACCGTCCTGGCAGCGGCTGCCCGTGTAGCCAGGGCGGCACCGGCAGGCTCCAGTCTCAGGCTCGCAGGCGGCTCCGTGCTCACACGCCGGGCAGATCTCCTGGCAGCCGAGCCCCCAGCGGCCCTCGGGGCAATCTTGCCCCCCCACAGCCGGTCAGTCTCCCCAGGGCCTTGCCGGGCGTCTGGCACAGCACCGAACCCCACGCACAAGAGTGGGAACGGGAGGGACGGGTCGCAGCCACTGCCCGGAGGGGAGCCCCAGCCCGGGGTGGCCCCTCAGACCCCCGTGCAGGAAGCGGACAGCCTGGAGGGCGAACCACAGGCCCCCGGGAAGCGCTGGGGCTCTGCCAGccaacccacccccactcccaggccacagggggctggcaggggctCCCGCAGCTGATGCCGAGGGGCCTGGAGTCAGGGTGCCCCCGAAGAAGCCCAGGCTGGGGTCTGTGAGCATgacaggggctggggcctggagagGTGACACAGGGAGGCGAGGGGGCCCGGGACATGCCTGCCACTCACCTTCCCCACAGGCGTCCCCCGTCCGCCCCGGCGGGCACAGGCACTGCCCGGTGACCGTGTTGCAGGGGGCCCCCCCACAGGAGCAGGAGCCCGAGCAGTTCACACCAAATGTCCCCGCTGGGCACTCTGCGGGGGTAGGGGACACAACTGGCCTCAGCCGCCCGCACGGGCAGCTGTGCTCCGCTCCCAGAGCCCCCCACCCTGGCGCCTGCTTCCTGGCCCAGCCAGCGGCACTGCTGGGCACAGCTGGGGTCcccaggggagcagggcagcctTGGAGTGCACAAGGCGAGGGACCTGGAGCACGGTGGGAGGGGTCTGTATGAGATGGGGTGAGGGTCACCCTGGAGGGTGcagtggggcagggctgggggcagggctgcccgAGGGCCAGGCTGAGGCAGGAGCTGGGCATCTAGAACCCTGGAGAACGCCCAGGAGCTGGCGACAGTGGCTCTGCCCTCCCTTCTGCCACCTGGGTCCCCTGGACCCCCCACTGTGGCCCCTCagagccctgccccccagctgaggggtgggagggTTTGGGAAGGAGCAGCCCGGGAGGGTTCCGTGGCGGTGGGGCCtcagggaggaatgtgggtgccTCGATccccagcccgccccgccccgtgaACACGCCCCGTGTCTGCCTCAGCTCGGGGCACCCACCCTGGCGCTGCGGGAAGGAAGCCCCCCCAGGCCTCAGAAGGCCACGCGGCACCCGGAGAGGGCCGCTGCGCCACCCTCCACGCCCCTGTCCCAAAGCATCAGACCCCACGGAGCAAACCTCCCATGCGTGCAGGGCCCCGAGGGGGCTCTGGGGCAGAGGACACGCCGCAAGGAACCTAGTCACGGGGACCCGGCCCCCGCAGGCACACCCCACGCCCCCCTTACGGGGCACAGGCGCACGCACACAGGCACCACGCTGTGGGCCCCAGACGGGGTGCCCCACAGGGCCGGCTGGAGCCGCCCTGCCCGGCCCTGGGACCTCCCCGCTGCTGACGGGGGGCAGACACGTGTCTGCCTCACTAATTCCTTCCAGGCCCAGCAACAGCGGGTCGGGGTGGGCATCCCGCCTACAGAAACCACGTGTGTCATTTCCCGTGGCCCATCCTTGGGGCACTGAAGCCtttcagagagaaaagggagagagggagtgagaagCCGCAGGGCAGCGCTGGGGTGAGGCCCTCCCGCGTCTCAGCGAACAGGCCGCCGGCGGAgtgggcgggggctgggagggagggctgcagcgtggggggtggggggccgcacGCATGCacgggtgtggggcagggaggggcagaggggggtcGGGAGAGACGAGCGGCCCCCCCGGTGTGGGGCCCTCGCAGGCAGGACAGCAGAGGCCAGGCGGCCCGCACCCTGGGACTCTGCAGAGCCCAGGTCGggcttgcggggggggggggggggcatcctgGCTGGGTTCCCACATGGCCCTCCTGTACCCACGGGACCGAGAACCTCCACAGGGTCATCACAGGGGGCTCGGGGACCACGACACGGGAGAGGCCTGGCCTGGGTGCAGAGGAGAGACGGCCCCCCGGCCAAGGCTGAGCAGACCCCCAAGCCCATCCTGActccccagggggtgggggggtgggaggcagctcTGACTGAGGGAACAggcctgtggctgcagggagCTCAAGCCAGCTGTCCCCTGGCTATGGTCACAGCATTCCCACCACGGTGCCCACACCCCCGATCCTGTCCACTGGGGGCTGACGGGTGTGGACAGCGTGACTGCGGTGTGCCGAGGGCGGTCCCAACCTGCTGGCGCTCCGCCCCTGCCCGCGGCGGCGGCAGCCCTGGCACTCACGCGGAGGCCTCTCCCCTCATCTCAGGTGAGCATGGGAAGGGGCTCTGcgcccccagcctcacccccgGTTCTGCGCCCACGCCCAGGGCCCCCAGGCGCCACAGGGCCGCCCACACCCACACCGGTAAGGTGGCCCAGACCTGGCTCTAAGCTGCCACCCCCGGGACCGGCTGCCTGTCTGGCTGGCTCGGGCCAGGGGGGGCAGCCCCTGAACCCCAGCTTCAGCCCAGAGCGCACTCAGCGGCTCCCGGGGAAGGAGTGAGCCGGGCACACGCACcggcccccccctccccgagtGAGTTCGCAGGTGCCGGGCCACAGGCAGCGCAGCAGCAGGACGCaggagggcggggcccagggTGGCACCGCaggccaggctgcagggcagACTCAGCTCCAGGTCGCAGGGGCACCAGACCACCCGCACCCCACCCGGACCCCGGCTCCAGGGATCCACCGCTCACCTTGGTCACAGTCCTCCCCGCGGTAGCCAGCAGGACATGGCTTCCCACACGCGCCGCTGACGGGGTCGCAGGCCAAGCCCAGGGGACAGGCACATGCCTGCTGGCACCCCGGCCCGAAGGAGCCCGGCTCGCAGGCTGCAGGGGCGAGGAGAGGGGGCCTGCGGGTCAGCCAGCCCCGGAGCTGTGCcccccctgcccggcccctcccagcCGGCCCCGGCACTCACCGTGCTGGCACCGCGGGCCTCGGAAGCCCGCCTTGCAGACGCAGCGGCCGTCCTTCCCGTCGCACGCCTGCGTGTGCGGCTGCTCGCACTGGCACTCCTCCGAGCAGCCCGGCCCGAAGGCCCACGGCGGGCAGGCTGCGCCCACGGAGCCGTGAGGGGCCTGCCGCCTGGGCGCCCGGCCCCCCCACCtcgccccggggccctgggctgccccagccctgcttccCTGGTCCGGGCCCCTGGGACGGGGCCCCGGGCCCCCCCAGCCACCCGTGTCCCAGAGGCCCTGCCACTGcgcccgttttacagatgagaaaccggGTCTCGGTGGAGTTAAGGGATCTGCCCTGGGTCACCCCACTTCCCAGCCGGGAAATTCTTGGGGTCCCCATGTCCCCGTACAGAGCTGCTGGGAGGAAGCCTCGCATGGTCCCCCGCCGGCCCGccgctcctcccctcccaggggctgCGACCCCACTGGGCCTCGGGGCCCGCCCTTGCACACCAGAATCTCCAAGACCCAACAGGAGCCCGGTGCCCCAGAAGCCTCCAAGGGAGGGCGGCCATCTCCCCGACCCAGGCTGGGGCCCGCCCACCCAGGCGCCCTGGAGGCCAGCAGCTCTGTGGCATGggggccccagccccggggcggACACCACACCCCAGCCAGGGGCCCCGCGGAGCCCCCACCCTCATATGCAAGTGGTGAGCAGTCAGACACCAGCCGGACTTCGGGCAGTGGGGCACGGTGGCGCCAccctgctgggcaggggcaggagacTCACCCAGGTGGCAGAAGCGGCCGTAGAGCCCGGGGTCGCAGAGGCAGGCCCCGTAGAGGCGGTGGCAGCGGCCCCGGTTGGCGCAGTGGCACTTCTTACGGCAGCGCTTGCCATAGAAACccctggggcagcctgggggcgtggcctgctGTGAGTGCCCACTTTGAACGGCCCCCATGCTCAGCGTGCGCGCCAGCAGCGGCCTGACCACCGGGCACGGCTGGGGGGTTTTTGGGGCCACCGGCAGCCTGGGAGCCTGCCTCCCAGACAGGGAGGGATCAGAGGGAGCGCCAGGGcaccaggagggcagggcagggacggGAGGGGCTCCCGCGACGTGGCCGTCGGCCCCGGCtggcctgctccctcccccgctccATGGCCTGGACAGTGGCCAAGGCAGGAGGCAGGCACGTGGCTCAACACACACAGGGCTCAGCACACACGTGGACACACGAGCACAGGTCCCGTCCCGATCTCCCATGTCTGACCCACATCCACAGCATCCAGACCTCTGTCCCTCAGTGGCTACCTCACCCCCCCTCCGACCGCTAGACCTCCAAGTGGGAAGGACACACAGCCCCAGCTGGACAGGGTCCCGGGCGCCAGCTCAGgggccaaaatgaggagagggcTCTGGCTGTCCTTCCCAAAGCACTTCCCCTGCCTGAGTCCTGCTGCTGACGGGCCACCTGGGCCGGGCGGTGACCCCGAGATACGTCCCCGTCCCAGCCCCCGCATCTCCAGGGGGGCCCATCCTGGCATAGCCACGCTGGCCAAAACCCAGCGGGCAGGCGTCCTTAGAAGAGGAAGGAGTGGGGGCCACGGGGGCGGGCAGCAGCAAGCCCAACACACCGGGACCAACCAGGGGCCGTGGAGCGCCCACCCCTGAACCCTGGCCTGCCCGGCCCCTCCTGGGACTGGCCCCTGCAAGCCCACCTGCGCAGGACCCCAAGGGAGACCCCAGGCTCCGGGACACCACAGCCTCAAAAGCAAAAGCACTGAGATGCAGACCCTTTGCCAGCCTGGTGGCCTCAGGTGCCTCCAGGGCCCACCCCACAGGCGGGTGCTACCAGGCAGCGGGGTCTCGACCCTCAGGACGGGGACAGCGGgttgaaaggggagagagacgGTGAGGCTGCCGGAGCCAGGGCGGCCGAGCAGGGGAGGAGGCGGAGCCCTGCCCAACTGCCCTGGACTTTGAAACCCCCCCACCCTGAGGCGCTCACGAGGGCCAGCCCCAGGCACGGGCATGGGGTCCCCGACAGCTACCCTCCGCCTGCTGTGGCAGGAGGTTCCCCGTTACATCAGCAACATTCTCTGGCAAAAGAGGCAGAATTTTAAAGGACTGGAAACTTGAAGAAGCGTCAGGCACCTGAGAAAATCATTTCTGGGGACCCCCAAGTTCCTCCAGAGGTGCTGACACCTCAGGGACAGAAAGGATGTTCCTGTCACCCTGTGCAGCCACGGCAGGCCCAGGTGTGACACCTCCTGCAAATCCCACCCAGCCATCGTACAGCTGTACTTGAATGCCTCCGGGAATGGGGAGCTCACTACCTCCCAGGGCAACCCATCCCAAAAGTGAGATGCTTCTGCCAGGTCTTCACCCCCTGCGATCACCTGGCCCCAGGACGCTTAGCAAACCGCGACAATGCAGCACCTCTCCCCAGGAAGGGCCCCCCCACATCCATGCTGCCCCCCCCCCGTGGAAGGAAGGTGAGTGGAAGAAGGCCAGGAGGGGGCTGAGAGGGGCGCCttccccccctgcccaccccagggacAGCGCCAGCGCCCAGAGGGCTGCACCCACCGTCCTCACAGTGGGCTCCGCCGACACCCGGGGGGCAGCGGCAGGCCCCCGTCACAGGGTCGCAGGTCCCGCCATTCTGGCAGCTGCAGGCGGAGCTGCAGTTCTTGCCGAAGGTGTCTGGGGGGCAAGCTGCGGGCGACAGGGAGGGGCGAGGCTGGGGGCCCCCCCGGCAGGACCCTCGGCCCCGAAGCCCCTCCGGGGACACAGAGacaccagcccagcccagcccagaagCAACTGCCCAGAGCGGGAAGCAGGACGTCTGTGCCGTGACGCCCACACGCAGGGCAGGGGTCGCTGACCCGGGGCCACAGCCTGTCCCTCTGAGCGCCAACACGTGCGCCTCCCCCACCAGCGCTTTCGACAGGCAGACCCCGGACGGTCCCTCAGACCCCGACACCGAGCTGCCCAGGCTGGGCCGgccctgggggcagtgggggttgggggcacagAGTCTGGACGGGGAGGGGTGGCTTTGTCCACTGAGCTCCAGACACCTGCAGGCTGTGTGGCCCGGGAAGACGCTGCCCCCACCGGGAGAAGAGGGCACTGGCCCAGCCGCCAGCTCCCCTTCACTAGACaccccccaggccccggcccctgtCCGTGGCAGCGTGTGGGAGGGCCGGACGCCTGGCCCGGGGCGGGCGGTCCGCAGACACAGTGAGCAGGGAGTCCCGGGGCCAGCAGGGGGGAGCCCAGGTCCCAGGCTCTCGgggcgccgcccccgccccgcccccgcccccgccccgcgcctcACTCTCGTTGCAGACGAGCCCGGTCCAGCCCTCGGGACAGTCGCAGCCGTCCAGGCCGGGCAGGCAGGTCCCCCCGTTGCCGCAGTCCTCGCAGGTCAGGCCGCAGTCGGGGCCAAAGGCGCCCTCCAGGCAGACTGGGGCGGGAGGCACAGGGGCCTCAGGCCTCGCCCGGGCTCGGGGGCCGGAGGAGGGGGCCCACGGGGTGCCCTCCGCCCAGGGAAGCCcccagggggagagaggggtgcaGAGCCAGAGcccggggcctgggagggcccTAAGCCGGGAGCCCGGGGCGCgtgcagcccaggcccaggcccagcccgaCACACTGTGCGCGCTGCCGTGtggctgggcctctgggccttGGCCAGACAAGGTCTTCTCGTTCATgcccgcagcccccccccccccgaactgCCAAGAGCGGAGCCCACCGCTCACCAAACTTCTCCTCCAGCGTGTGCTCCCCCCGGGCCTCCGCCTCCAGGGCCCCGACGTCGTCGTCTTGGAAGAGGTGGGACAGCGTGTCCTGCAGCACCGAGACGTGCGGCAGGGGCCGCGCCAGGGGCAGCCGGCCGTCCAGGTCCACCTCGGGCATCTCCAGGGCTGTGAAGGACACAGAGGCCCCTCAGCCCCCGCCACCCGCCTGGGCTCAGTGACCAGACACCCCTGCCCCTCGGTGACCAGAGCTGGCCCAGGGCCCGAGCCCCACGCAGGGCCCCTGCCAgagccccacccagggccccccattcccctcctcaCCCTGGTCTTGGGCAGCGGGAGTCCCAGCTGCCCTCCTGATCCTACTTCTCAGGGTAAGACAAGGCCCCGGGCACTGACCCCTGGTCCGGCtgcggccctgcccccaccccggatCTAGGGGCCCAGAGCGTGGACGGGAGGACAGGAGCACAGCTCTGCCCCTCCGGGCGCTGTCCTCAGTCCCAGGGCGATGTCCCTTCTCTCGCTGGGGCAGACCAGAAGTCGGAGCTCAGCGACACGCTGCCTGCGGGGCCGCCTGTCCGAAcagggtccccccaccccggcagccGCCGCCCCGGCCTGTCCCCCGGTGGGAGGCGGGGCTGATGGCGGTCCCGCCAGCAGGAAGGGGGGTGCCAAGAAGGCAGGGCGGACACCGCCCCGGGAAGGGGCCCGCGCGGCGGCCAGGCAGACTCACGGGAGCAGCCCCGGCGGTCCCCGTCCAGCCGGAAGCCGGCCTCGCAGGAGCAGCGGAAGGAGCCGGCCAGGTTGGCGCAGTGGTGGTCACAGCCCCCGCGGCCGGACGCACACTCGTCCAGGTCTGTGGGCACACGGGCTGCTGGGTGACAGCCCCGCCAcagccgcccccccaccccaggctcaggGCGACGGTGGACGGCCGGCCCGAGGGCGGCCAGGCTGGGggcggcctggggtgggggcccggTCCCCTGAGACTGACCAGCGACCCCAGGTCAGGGTCCACCGGGCCAATATGAACAGCCGAGCAGACAGAGGCAAGGCGCGGGCCACCCCCGCTCACCCTCACACCCGCAGCCGTCGGGGAGGAGCCGGTAGCCGGCGTAGCAGCCGCACTCGTAGCCGCCGGGGCTGTTGGTGCAGGCCTGCTGGCAGCAGGGCGCGTCAGCACAGTCATCCACATCTGTGGGGACACGCGGGAGCCCGCTGCACCCCGGGGCGCCCAGCGGGCACACCCACACGCACCCCCACGGGCACCCGCAGGACTCGCGCCCCGGCTGTGGGGGCCAGGCGGGGACTGGGGGTGCCGGGTCCATCTTAGAGGCAAAGTCTCCCTGTGGGGAGCGGACCCTCGCACTCCCCGGCGACTGGGGTGCAACTCCC
This Phyllostomus discolor isolate MPI-MPIP mPhyDis1 chromosome 5, mPhyDis1.pri.v3, whole genome shotgun sequence DNA region includes the following protein-coding sequences:
- the MEGF6 gene encoding multiple epidermal growth factor-like domains protein 6 isoform X5 — translated: MEASWSRSRLAALWCLGLLGGLARVSGTHYPYLWRGCYPCHLGQAVYPLSAGDGRADVDECQMHNGGCHHRCVNTPGSYVCECRPGFRLHADGRTCLAVPSCAVGNGDCQHSCVQLTVTQHRCQCRPEFQLQEDGRRCVRRNPCSDRNGGCMHTCQALRGLAHCACHAGYRLAADRKACEDVDECVMGLARCAHGCLNTQGSFKCVCHAGYELGADGQQCYRIEMEIVNSCELDNGGCSHGCSHSSEGPLCTCPRGYGLDEDQKTCIDVDDCADAPCCQQACTNSPGGYECGCYAGYRLLPDGCGCEDLDECASGRGGCDHHCANLAGSFRCSCEAGFRLDGDRRGCSPLEMPEVDLDGRLPLARPLPHVSVLQDTLSHLFQDDDVGALEAEARGEHTLEEKFVCLEGAFGPDCGLTCEDCGNGGTCLPGLDGCDCPEGWTGLVCNETCPPDTFGKNCSSACSCQNGGTCDPVTGACRCPPGVGGAHCEDGCPRGFYGKRCRKKCHCANRGRCHRLYGACLCDPGLYGRFCHLACPPWAFGPGCSEECQCEQPHTQACDGKDGRCVCKAGFRGPRCQHACEPGSFGPGCQQACACPLGLACDPVSGACGKPCPAGYRGEDCDQECPAGTFGVNCSGSCSCGGAPCNTVTGQCLCPPGRTGDACGEDCPEGRWGLGCQEICPACEHGAACEPETGACRCRPGYTGSRCQDACPAGWFGPGCHTRCSCANDGPCDPATGRCSCAPGWTGLSCQRACDSGRWGPDCSHTCNCSAGHGGCDAASGACLCEAGYLGPRCEQRCPQGRFGPGCERRCQCEHGGACDHVSGACTCPAGWRGTFCERACPAGFFGLDCHHACDCAAGVPCDAASGTCLCPAGRRGPRCAQTCPALTYGHNCSQACSCFNGASCDPVHGRCHCGPGWTGPSCLQACPAGLHGENCQRACLCHNGGTCDPVSGHCACPDGWAGPACEQECLPGRSRAGRQHGCGCPNGGLCDRHTGSCLCPASRTGHKCQSPCAEGTFGAGCQERCACRRGATCHRVTGACLCPPGWRGSRCDTACPRGWFGEACARRCQCSPDSACHHVTGECRCPPGFTGPGCEQACPPGTFGESCGQKCRCPSESQACDPASGICVCAAGYHGTGCRQPCPQGRFGPGCAHLCSCGQGATCDPVTGNCTCPPGRTGAHCEQDCPQDRFGESCEHMCACKNGGLCHPATGSCSCGLGWTGPHCELACPAGHYGAACRLECSCRHNGTCEPSTGACRCRPGFYGQACEHSCPPGFHGAGCQEPCKCHRGAPCHPASGQCLCPAGFRGQFCESGCEPGSFGEGCRQRCDCEQGAGCDPVSGHCLCPPGRRGATCSLDCRPGFFGPGCALRCGCGGGADCDPVSGQCHCVDGYTGPTCRQGGPPQLPGVPFPALSPAASHAAPPRPAPTLLHSRPEDH